A single window of Novipirellula galeiformis DNA harbors:
- a CDS encoding DUF1559 domain-containing protein, whose translation MTQPNRQKGFTLVELLVVIAIIGVLVGLLLPAVQAAREAARRMSCSNNMKQLGLAMHNYHDTFRLFPYGYMETGNFHKREGWMQQVLPFIEMGTMYEQYQAFDGAWTMDTPPELKDALIPAFMCPSDPGAGGFGGGGGLRAGGEGFQGNYVAATGNTEMTRPMTNLNGMFYNESKTKMRDLIDGTSNTVMFGESLVRPGLGGWGGAGGYWGGGPHGAFGFTTWQSPNSTLPDQVYSCKDENYRLAPCTSVGTAPEIRNFARSVHPGGAQFTLADGSVRFLTESIDLITYRAIGSRNGSEVVQLP comes from the coding sequence ATGACGCAACCAAACCGCCAAAAAGGATTCACCCTCGTAGAGCTCTTAGTAGTCATCGCCATCATCGGAGTTCTTGTCGGACTATTGCTTCCAGCGGTGCAAGCTGCCCGCGAGGCGGCTCGCCGGATGAGTTGTTCCAATAACATGAAACAACTCGGCTTGGCGATGCACAACTACCATGACACCTTCCGTTTGTTTCCGTACGGATACATGGAAACCGGTAATTTCCACAAACGTGAAGGTTGGATGCAGCAAGTGCTTCCGTTCATTGAAATGGGCACCATGTACGAACAATACCAAGCGTTTGACGGGGCGTGGACGATGGACACCCCGCCCGAATTGAAGGACGCCCTGATTCCGGCGTTCATGTGTCCCTCGGATCCTGGCGCTGGCGGATTTGGCGGCGGCGGAGGACTTCGTGCGGGTGGCGAAGGTTTCCAAGGCAATTACGTCGCTGCGACGGGAAACACCGAGATGACTCGTCCGATGACCAATTTGAATGGCATGTTCTATAACGAGTCGAAGACAAAGATGCGAGATTTGATCGACGGCACGTCAAATACGGTGATGTTTGGCGAGTCGCTCGTCCGCCCTGGTTTAGGCGGATGGGGCGGTGCCGGTGGCTACTGGGGCGGCGGTCCACACGGCGCCTTCGGCTTTACGACCTGGCAATCACCGAACTCGACCCTGCCCGATCAAGTCTACTCCTGTAAGGACGAGAACTATCGATTGGCACCCTGTACCTCGGTCGGTACCGCGCCGGAAATTCGTAACTTCGCTCGCAGTGTGCACCCCGGCGGAGCTCAGTTCACACTCGCCGATGGATCGGTTCGCTTCCTGACGGAGTCGATCGACTTGATCACCTATCGTGCCATCGGCTCACGCAACGGTAGCGAAGTCGTTCAGTTGCCATAG
- a CDS encoding PSD1 and planctomycete cytochrome C domain-containing protein — protein MRIVICFVVLAMTTIFESPVWGVDYLTQIKPMLEEKCYSCHGVLKQEGDLRLETVPLMLESGAIEPGDAEASLVFERIIADEDDRMPPAHDGSALKPDQIALLRTWIDEGAITPEEEIPKGPASHWAFQTIQRPPLPELPADTASEWTANPIDQWLESKRAAIGLQTTPVADRSISLRRLYLDLVGLPPTADQLDDDRPWETIVDELLQSPQHGERWARHWMDVWRYSDWYGLGAQLRYSQKHLWHWRDWIVESLNQDKGYDQMVTEMLAGDELAPEDPDVLRATGFLARNYYLFNRTTWLDSTIEHTSKAFIGLTLNCAKCHDHKYDPITHVDYYRFRAIFEPHQIRLDPVHGVTNFDTDGLPRAFDDKLDAKTYLHLRGEESKPDKETEITPSVPAILADFAPPIEPIELPRFAYAPGTRDYFQQAKLADAQAKVAAVQDELIAARQRHETALSTASVERPDEKVDFVTVDESFDQLDNERWELIGDGWEFRDGMLHQTTDCREGHELKLRTPAPRDFELTCRYQVTGGSTYKSVIFQFDRSDDTKYSNSVYTSAHEPGQKAQVTYTRNGKPVYPGQGTKSLKLEVGKAYQLRFAVRDRLVNVWLDDTFLIAYTYPDRRPEGVFSVAGFDATVAFDQLTLRALPEDFELKPAGNKAAPTVDQSLKAIAVAEAKLDAAKAHVERVSAIIAADNLQYETNSAPKETSAAIQLANQREAQWMQAEAAHELQLHEGDDKKTKAAQAKQVAAEELLKKAADGSAHYTPLRGSRKALETPEHNFETYAATYPKQSTGRRLALARWIVDRKNPLTARVAVNHVWMRHFGEPLVETVFDFGLQAKQPVHAELLDYLASEFIESGWSFRHLHRLMVTSRAYQLRSSTLDADPATLAADPNNAYYWRMNTRRMESQVVRDSLLHLAGTIDLTLGGPSVKPGPESRRRSLYFTHSAETHDKFLTMFDDADLMQCYRRSESIVPQQALALSNSELALTASQQIAQRIGDNDPEANLEQFIEQAFFALLARLPNEEEVRQCTQFSHDMAVLRNDMNAAELDARIRARLVHVLINHNDFISIR, from the coding sequence ATGCGTATTGTCATCTGCTTTGTCGTATTGGCCATGACAACGATTTTTGAGTCGCCGGTCTGGGGCGTCGATTATCTGACGCAAATCAAACCGATGCTCGAGGAAAAGTGCTACTCGTGCCACGGGGTGCTCAAACAGGAAGGCGACCTACGTCTTGAGACGGTGCCTTTGATGCTCGAGTCGGGTGCAATCGAGCCGGGCGATGCGGAGGCGAGCTTAGTGTTCGAACGGATCATCGCAGACGAGGATGATCGCATGCCGCCGGCGCATGATGGCTCCGCGTTGAAGCCAGATCAGATTGCTTTACTGAGAACTTGGATCGACGAAGGCGCGATTACTCCCGAGGAAGAGATTCCCAAGGGCCCCGCATCGCACTGGGCATTCCAAACGATTCAGCGGCCGCCGCTACCCGAATTGCCTGCGGACACCGCGTCCGAATGGACCGCCAATCCCATCGATCAATGGTTAGAATCCAAACGCGCCGCGATCGGTTTGCAAACGACACCGGTGGCCGATCGATCGATTAGCCTGCGGCGACTGTATTTAGACCTGGTGGGCTTACCACCGACCGCCGATCAACTCGATGATGATCGTCCTTGGGAAACGATTGTCGACGAATTGCTACAGAGCCCTCAGCATGGCGAACGATGGGCTCGGCATTGGATGGACGTTTGGCGTTACAGCGATTGGTACGGTCTGGGTGCCCAGTTGCGGTATAGCCAAAAACACCTGTGGCATTGGCGAGATTGGATCGTTGAATCGCTCAATCAAGACAAGGGATACGACCAAATGGTCACCGAGATGTTGGCCGGTGACGAACTCGCCCCGGAAGACCCCGATGTGTTGCGAGCGACCGGCTTTCTCGCTCGAAATTACTATCTGTTCAATCGCACGACGTGGCTCGATTCGACCATCGAACACACCAGCAAGGCGTTCATCGGGCTAACGCTCAATTGTGCCAAGTGCCATGACCACAAATACGATCCGATCACGCATGTCGATTACTATCGTTTTCGCGCGATCTTTGAGCCGCATCAAATCCGTCTTGATCCAGTCCACGGGGTCACGAACTTTGATACCGACGGATTGCCCCGAGCGTTTGACGACAAACTCGACGCCAAGACTTATTTGCATCTCCGCGGCGAAGAGAGTAAACCGGACAAAGAAACCGAGATCACTCCGTCGGTTCCGGCGATCCTGGCGGATTTCGCCCCGCCGATCGAGCCGATTGAACTTCCCCGATTTGCCTACGCCCCAGGCACGCGAGATTACTTCCAACAAGCCAAGCTTGCAGACGCCCAAGCCAAGGTCGCCGCGGTCCAAGATGAATTGATCGCGGCTCGTCAGCGGCACGAGACGGCCCTTTCAACTGCCTCAGTCGAGCGTCCCGACGAGAAAGTCGACTTCGTCACCGTCGATGAGTCATTTGACCAACTCGATAACGAGCGATGGGAGCTGATTGGGGACGGATGGGAATTCCGCGACGGCATGCTGCACCAAACCACCGACTGTCGCGAAGGGCATGAGCTCAAGCTACGAACCCCGGCGCCACGAGACTTCGAATTGACATGCCGCTACCAGGTCACCGGTGGCAGTACGTACAAATCGGTGATCTTCCAGTTTGATCGAAGTGACGATACCAAGTACAGCAACTCGGTTTACACCAGCGCTCATGAACCCGGCCAGAAGGCGCAAGTGACGTACACCCGCAATGGCAAACCTGTCTATCCAGGTCAAGGCACCAAGTCGCTCAAACTCGAAGTCGGCAAAGCGTATCAACTGCGATTCGCGGTTCGCGATCGCCTCGTCAATGTTTGGCTCGACGATACATTCTTGATCGCTTACACCTACCCCGACCGCCGTCCCGAAGGCGTTTTCTCGGTGGCTGGATTTGATGCCACGGTGGCCTTTGACCAACTCACCCTCCGAGCATTGCCCGAAGATTTCGAGCTGAAGCCCGCTGGCAACAAAGCCGCGCCAACGGTCGACCAATCGCTCAAGGCGATTGCCGTGGCGGAGGCGAAACTCGATGCCGCAAAGGCTCACGTCGAACGCGTGAGCGCCATCATCGCCGCAGACAACTTGCAATACGAGACAAACTCCGCCCCGAAAGAAACTTCGGCTGCAATCCAATTGGCCAACCAGCGGGAAGCTCAATGGATGCAAGCGGAGGCAGCTCATGAATTACAGTTGCACGAAGGGGACGACAAAAAGACCAAGGCGGCGCAAGCGAAACAGGTCGCCGCAGAGGAGCTACTAAAGAAAGCCGCCGACGGCTCGGCGCACTACACGCCGCTTCGAGGTTCCCGCAAGGCGCTTGAAACCCCCGAGCATAACTTTGAGACCTACGCGGCTACCTATCCCAAGCAAAGCACCGGACGCCGACTCGCTTTGGCACGCTGGATCGTCGATCGAAAGAATCCCTTGACCGCACGCGTCGCGGTAAATCATGTCTGGATGCGACACTTCGGTGAGCCACTAGTGGAGACGGTATTCGATTTTGGGTTGCAAGCGAAACAACCCGTGCACGCTGAATTGCTCGATTACCTCGCTTCGGAATTCATCGAATCGGGTTGGAGCTTTCGACACTTGCATCGTTTGATGGTCACCTCGCGTGCCTACCAACTACGCAGTTCGACGCTCGACGCTGACCCTGCGACGTTGGCGGCCGACCCGAATAACGCTTACTACTGGCGGATGAACACGCGCCGGATGGAGTCTCAAGTCGTGCGTGATAGCTTGTTACATTTGGCGGGCACGATTGATCTGACACTAGGCGGTCCCAGCGTCAAACCGGGGCCTGAAAGCCGACGTCGCAGTCTGTATTTCACCCACTCGGCCGAAACGCATGATAAATTCCTGACCATGTTCGACGATGCCGATCTGATGCAATGTTATCGCCGTAGCGAGAGCATTGTCCCTCAACAAGCACTCGCCCTGTCCAATAGCGAGCTAGCCTTGACCGCTTCGCAGCAGATCGCCCAACGGATCGGTGACAACGATCCCGAAGCGAATCTCGAGCAGTTCATCGAACAAGCATTCTTTGCCCTGCTCGCTCGTTTGCCAAATGAGGAAGAGGTCCGGCAATGTACGCAGTTCAGCCACGACATGGCGGTGCTGCGAAACGACATGAACGCCGCTGAGTTAGACGCTCGAATTCGAGCGAGATTGGTGCATGTCTTAATTAATCACAACGACTTTATTTCGATTCGGTGA
- a CDS encoding DUF1501 domain-containing protein, with protein MNPLRLNPTPPSASRVSPRRQFFTQSALGLGGVALSAMLQQDQLSAAGLNAIDGQPHFTPKAKNVIWLFMRGGVSHMESFDPKPALNQFAGMSIPETPFAEVQHSEKLKRVRVVVVNDANGQQRNKLYPLQVGYKKYGQSGIEVSDWFPHIGSRIDDISVIRSMWTTDDNHGAQVQFHSGRHMLDPRVPTIGAWINYGLGTLNDNLPQFISMGPRFFDRRDGHYLGPAYDAVGLKVDPKNPLDYAKAEKAVSDPEQRLGFDLVSQLNRLNESQFPHDSALEARTKAYELAFRMQTAVPDVIQFDRETAATKKLYGLDRPETRDFGQQLLAARRFTEQGVRFIQIMHGDGAAGAWDQHSNLKNMHSKLAGQVDLPIAGLLTDLKQRGMLDETLVVFATEFGRTPGSQGSDGRDHHPYGFSVWMAGGGIKGGVAHGATDEIGFHATEHPHYVTDVHATIMHQLGLDSHRMEVPGHKRLEQDFGNVIHDIIS; from the coding sequence ATGAATCCCCTCCGTTTAAACCCAACCCCGCCGAGCGCTAGCCGCGTTTCACCACGTCGTCAATTTTTTACTCAGTCCGCTTTGGGACTCGGGGGCGTGGCGTTGTCGGCGATGCTGCAACAAGATCAGCTTTCGGCGGCTGGCTTGAATGCCATCGATGGACAACCGCATTTTACGCCCAAGGCGAAGAATGTGATCTGGCTATTCATGCGCGGTGGCGTCTCGCACATGGAGAGTTTTGATCCCAAACCGGCGCTGAATCAGTTTGCCGGGATGTCGATCCCCGAGACTCCCTTTGCCGAAGTGCAACATTCCGAGAAACTTAAACGCGTCCGGGTGGTGGTGGTCAACGATGCCAACGGACAACAACGCAACAAACTCTATCCACTACAAGTGGGTTACAAAAAGTACGGCCAAAGTGGCATCGAAGTCAGCGATTGGTTTCCTCACATTGGCTCACGGATTGACGATATTTCGGTGATCCGATCGATGTGGACCACCGACGACAATCACGGCGCTCAGGTGCAATTCCATTCGGGTCGACACATGCTCGACCCCCGCGTGCCGACAATCGGAGCGTGGATTAATTACGGCTTGGGAACGCTCAACGATAATCTGCCCCAATTCATCAGCATGGGGCCGCGCTTCTTTGATCGCCGCGATGGCCATTACCTGGGTCCCGCCTACGATGCCGTCGGGCTTAAAGTCGATCCCAAAAATCCGTTGGATTACGCTAAAGCAGAAAAGGCGGTCTCCGACCCAGAGCAGCGACTTGGGTTTGACCTTGTTAGCCAACTCAATCGGCTCAACGAATCGCAATTCCCCCACGATTCCGCTTTGGAAGCGCGCACGAAGGCCTACGAGTTGGCGTTCCGAATGCAAACCGCAGTGCCCGACGTGATTCAATTCGACCGCGAAACCGCAGCGACAAAAAAACTGTACGGTTTAGACCGACCCGAAACTCGCGATTTCGGCCAACAACTCCTGGCGGCTCGCCGGTTCACTGAACAAGGCGTCCGCTTTATCCAGATCATGCATGGTGATGGCGCCGCGGGCGCTTGGGACCAACATTCGAATCTGAAGAACATGCACTCCAAACTGGCTGGCCAAGTCGACCTGCCCATCGCGGGCCTACTGACCGATCTAAAGCAACGAGGAATGCTCGACGAAACCTTGGTGGTGTTCGCGACCGAATTCGGACGCACCCCAGGATCTCAAGGCAGCGACGGACGAGACCACCACCCCTATGGCTTCAGCGTCTGGATGGCTGGAGGAGGGATCAAAGGAGGCGTTGCTCATGGTGCCACGGACGAGATCGGATTCCATGCAACCGAGCATCCGCATTATGTCACCGACGTGCATGCCACAATCATGCACCAACTCGGCCTCGATTCACATCGCATGGAAGTCCCCGGTCACAAACGTCTCGAACAAGACTTTGGCAACGTGATTCACGACATCATCAGCTAG